The Carassius auratus strain Wakin unplaced genomic scaffold, ASM336829v1 scaf_tig00033718, whole genome shotgun sequence genome has a segment encoding these proteins:
- the LOC113081304 gene encoding uncharacterized protein LOC113081304 isoform X2: MNAPQFDDKYELFPCNIVMASSTEKPRISGAEEKQTVKARLLSSQMLLVDALYHLSPLLDCVISAGLLSRENCYEIEAERTPPNKVRKLLEIIDAQMDESGASSFMECLRKCKKHYPRLRTWLTSEEDHFQPTGITQGPTERQLQVQFNVLCSRLGCSVLPVSFDLFSRAILTQLELEKIQAILIPTQQAQTLLSICLKKGEKACKSFYTALKNEDEQLAEELNVKCLVEDLDKKPESSIVPIAVEETRGHLMAFPLSGGLQQVMTRLGLTVGDEIRFNVCEVGVAVGLPRRTVREYFLEGVGIEDSAQLEALVSLYIEKTKDAERLLSRVAELSPRWVQLSERGCLLLRLLQKAETLLRSGIHSHRHGWDHLHDQDQLRSWDHLCPEDCTDQRTVWAIFSFLVWDCMAEVLEEPEAKPSGGILGMIEQLSASGRVEAALLQEVEQCWTEGDAESLLQSVRVLAQVLRDLHPLQEGLQLSSSVEGLFSCRPSRLHRVTSFQGVSARVIRRALSSMVPSSSDQDTTPLARQHMEACVRIARLLDVVQPKRTTVDFSNAPTATVIQHVQSVLSNPAFNSEAFDAGVRHRLLSVLEFNPAQLGLGSLMQLHQETLSEFQTYLQLGEHHNFQFILESVRILGTAKLFSVSRVHGPVAIDNGVEEVIRFITSEPTSFLVRLHCLCYEEGRGRFKVCTPRCACMYLLKAEGLRDMQWCGGNVLAEMDGKVWVREGESNGWDELQTLAQRHSAQLKDEGCCFKVKTSGLECEVKFIYRSGRLWATPHRDCEVD, from the exons ATGAACGCGCCACAGTTTGACGATAAGTATGAATTATTTCCATGTAATATTGTGATGGCTTCCTCAACCGAGAAACCCCGCATTTCAG GAGCAGAGGAGAAGCAGACTGTGAAGGCCCGGCTCCTGTCTTCACAGATGCTCCTGGTGGATGCTCTTTATCACTTGAGCCCTCTGCTAGACTGTGTTATATCTGCAGGTCTGCTCTCTAGAGAAAACTGTTATGAAATTGAAGCTGAACGAACGCCACCCAACAAAGTCCGAAAGCTTCTAGAGATTATTGATGCTCAGATGGATGAAAGTGGAGCCTCTAGTTTCATGGAGTGTCTGAGAAAATGCAAGAAACATTACCCGCGTCTACGAACCTGGTTAACCTCAGAGGAAG ATCACTTCCAACCAACAGGCATTACGCAAGGTCCAACAG AACGTCAACTACAGGTGCAGTTTAATGTTTTGTGCTCACGCTTGGGCTGTTCTGTTCTGCCGGTCTCCTTCGATCTCTTCTCCAGAGCCATTCTGACTCAGCTGGAGCTGGAGAAAATCCAAGCAATACTCATCCCAACACAGCAAGCACAAACCCTGCTGTCCATCTGCCTGAAGAAAGGAGAAAAAGCATGCAAGAGCTTTTACACAGCGCTAAAGAATGAAGACGAGCAGCTAGCTGAGGAACTTAATG TGAAATGTTTGGTGGAAGACCTTGATAAAAAGCCTGAAAGCAGCATTGTGCCGATAGCAGTGGAGGAAACCAGAGGTCACTTGATGGCTTTCCCTCTGTCAG GAGGCCTGCAGCAGGTCATGACTCGACTGGGCTTGACTGTGGGGGATGAGATTAGGTTTAATGTCTGTGAGGTTGGTGTGGCTGTAGGTTTGCCGCGTCGGACTGTCAGAGAGTATTTTCTGGAAGGGGTTGGCATTGAAGACTCGGCCCAGCTGGAGGCTCTAGTGTCCCTGTATATAGAGAAGACAAAGGATGCTGAGAGACTACTGAGCAGAGTGGCAGAACTCAGCCCTCGAT GGGTCCAGCTTTCAGAGAGGGGGTGCCTGCTGTTGAGACTGCTGCAAAAAGCCGAGACTCTTCTCCGCAGCGGTATCCACAGTCACCGGCACGGCTGGGACCACCTTCACGATCAGGACCAATTACGCAGCTGGGACCACCTGTGTCCTGAAGACTGCACAGATCAGCGCACCGTGTGGGCCATCTTCAGCTTTCTGGTGTGGGACTGCATGGCAGAGGTTCTGGAAGAGCCGGAGGCGAAGCCTAGCGGAGGCATACTAGGCATGATCGAGCAGCTGAGCGCCAGCGGCAGAGTGGAGGCCGCTTTGTTGCAGGAAGTGGAGCAGTGCTGGACCGAAGGGGATGCAGAGAGTCTGCTGCAGAGTGTCAGAGTTCTTGCTCAGGTGCTAAGAGACCTTCATCCCCTCCAGGAAGGCCTCCAGCTGTCCTCTTCAGTTGAAGGCTTGTTTTCCTGCAGGCCCAGCAGGCTACACCGGGTCACTTCCTTCCAGGGCGTCTCTGCGCGGGTCATCCGTAGAGCTCTAAGCAGCATGGTTCCatcctcctcagaccaggacacAACTCCTCTTGCTAGACAGCACATGGAGGCATGCGTTCGTATCGCACGTCTCCTAGATGTCGTGCAGCCCAAACGAACCACCGTTGACTTTTCAAATGCGCCCACTGCTACGGTCATCCAGCATGTGCAGTCTGTCTTATCAAATCCTGCTTTTAACTCTGAAGCCTTTGACGCGGGAGTTCGCCATCGCTTGCTTTCAGTGTTGGAGTTCAATCCTGCACAGCTGGGATTGGGCTCTCTCATGCAGCTCCACCAGGAGACCCTATCCGAATTCCAAACATACTTACAACTCGGCGAGCACCACAACTTCCAGTTTATTCTCGAATCGGTACGGATACTCGGAACGGCAAAGCTGTTTTCTGTCAGCAGGGTTCATGGGCCTGTCGCCATTGACAATGGTGTGGAGGAGGTCATTCGTTTTATCACGTCAGAACCCACTTCATTCCTTGTACGATTGCACTGTCTTTGTTATGAAGAGGGAAGGGGGCGCTTCAAGGTGTGCACGCCGCGTTGTGCATGTATGTATCTGCTCAAAGCAGAAGGGTTGCGTGACATGCAGTGGTGCGGTGGCAATGTTTTGGCTGAGATGGATGGGAAAGTGTGGGTTAGAGAGGGAGAAAGTAATGGCTGGGATGAGCTACAGACGTTGGCTCAGAGACACTCTGCTCAGCTCAAGGATGAAGGATGCTGCTTCAAGGTCAAGACCTCAGGGTTGGAGTGTGAGGTCAAATTTATATACAGGAGTGGAAGGCTATGGGCTACACCACATAGGGATTGTGAAGTAGATTAA
- the LOC113081304 gene encoding uncharacterized protein LOC113081304 isoform X1, giving the protein MNAPQFDDKYELFPCNIVMASSTEKPRISGAEEKQTVKARLLSSQMLLVDALYHLSPLLDCVISAGLLSRENCYEIEAERTPPNKVRKLLEIIDAQMDESGASSFMECLRKCKKHYPRLRTWLTSEEDHFQPTGITQGPTGNTVSAFSRLLNVIVCQPSPFSCLHAERQLQVQFNVLCSRLGCSVLPVSFDLFSRAILTQLELEKIQAILIPTQQAQTLLSICLKKGEKACKSFYTALKNEDEQLAEELNVKCLVEDLDKKPESSIVPIAVEETRGHLMAFPLSGGLQQVMTRLGLTVGDEIRFNVCEVGVAVGLPRRTVREYFLEGVGIEDSAQLEALVSLYIEKTKDAERLLSRVAELSPRWVQLSERGCLLLRLLQKAETLLRSGIHSHRHGWDHLHDQDQLRSWDHLCPEDCTDQRTVWAIFSFLVWDCMAEVLEEPEAKPSGGILGMIEQLSASGRVEAALLQEVEQCWTEGDAESLLQSVRVLAQVLRDLHPLQEGLQLSSSVEGLFSCRPSRLHRVTSFQGVSARVIRRALSSMVPSSSDQDTTPLARQHMEACVRIARLLDVVQPKRTTVDFSNAPTATVIQHVQSVLSNPAFNSEAFDAGVRHRLLSVLEFNPAQLGLGSLMQLHQETLSEFQTYLQLGEHHNFQFILESVRILGTAKLFSVSRVHGPVAIDNGVEEVIRFITSEPTSFLVRLHCLCYEEGRGRFKVCTPRCACMYLLKAEGLRDMQWCGGNVLAEMDGKVWVREGESNGWDELQTLAQRHSAQLKDEGCCFKVKTSGLECEVKFIYRSGRLWATPHRDCEVD; this is encoded by the exons ATGAACGCGCCACAGTTTGACGATAAGTATGAATTATTTCCATGTAATATTGTGATGGCTTCCTCAACCGAGAAACCCCGCATTTCAG GAGCAGAGGAGAAGCAGACTGTGAAGGCCCGGCTCCTGTCTTCACAGATGCTCCTGGTGGATGCTCTTTATCACTTGAGCCCTCTGCTAGACTGTGTTATATCTGCAGGTCTGCTCTCTAGAGAAAACTGTTATGAAATTGAAGCTGAACGAACGCCACCCAACAAAGTCCGAAAGCTTCTAGAGATTATTGATGCTCAGATGGATGAAAGTGGAGCCTCTAGTTTCATGGAGTGTCTGAGAAAATGCAAGAAACATTACCCGCGTCTACGAACCTGGTTAACCTCAGAGGAAG ATCACTTCCAACCAACAGGCATTACGCAAGGTCCAACAGGTAATACCGTCTCAGCGTTTTCACGTTTACTTAATGTAATTGTCTGCCAGCCCTCACCATTTTCTTGTCTCCATGCAGAACGTCAACTACAGGTGCAGTTTAATGTTTTGTGCTCACGCTTGGGCTGTTCTGTTCTGCCGGTCTCCTTCGATCTCTTCTCCAGAGCCATTCTGACTCAGCTGGAGCTGGAGAAAATCCAAGCAATACTCATCCCAACACAGCAAGCACAAACCCTGCTGTCCATCTGCCTGAAGAAAGGAGAAAAAGCATGCAAGAGCTTTTACACAGCGCTAAAGAATGAAGACGAGCAGCTAGCTGAGGAACTTAATG TGAAATGTTTGGTGGAAGACCTTGATAAAAAGCCTGAAAGCAGCATTGTGCCGATAGCAGTGGAGGAAACCAGAGGTCACTTGATGGCTTTCCCTCTGTCAG GAGGCCTGCAGCAGGTCATGACTCGACTGGGCTTGACTGTGGGGGATGAGATTAGGTTTAATGTCTGTGAGGTTGGTGTGGCTGTAGGTTTGCCGCGTCGGACTGTCAGAGAGTATTTTCTGGAAGGGGTTGGCATTGAAGACTCGGCCCAGCTGGAGGCTCTAGTGTCCCTGTATATAGAGAAGACAAAGGATGCTGAGAGACTACTGAGCAGAGTGGCAGAACTCAGCCCTCGAT GGGTCCAGCTTTCAGAGAGGGGGTGCCTGCTGTTGAGACTGCTGCAAAAAGCCGAGACTCTTCTCCGCAGCGGTATCCACAGTCACCGGCACGGCTGGGACCACCTTCACGATCAGGACCAATTACGCAGCTGGGACCACCTGTGTCCTGAAGACTGCACAGATCAGCGCACCGTGTGGGCCATCTTCAGCTTTCTGGTGTGGGACTGCATGGCAGAGGTTCTGGAAGAGCCGGAGGCGAAGCCTAGCGGAGGCATACTAGGCATGATCGAGCAGCTGAGCGCCAGCGGCAGAGTGGAGGCCGCTTTGTTGCAGGAAGTGGAGCAGTGCTGGACCGAAGGGGATGCAGAGAGTCTGCTGCAGAGTGTCAGAGTTCTTGCTCAGGTGCTAAGAGACCTTCATCCCCTCCAGGAAGGCCTCCAGCTGTCCTCTTCAGTTGAAGGCTTGTTTTCCTGCAGGCCCAGCAGGCTACACCGGGTCACTTCCTTCCAGGGCGTCTCTGCGCGGGTCATCCGTAGAGCTCTAAGCAGCATGGTTCCatcctcctcagaccaggacacAACTCCTCTTGCTAGACAGCACATGGAGGCATGCGTTCGTATCGCACGTCTCCTAGATGTCGTGCAGCCCAAACGAACCACCGTTGACTTTTCAAATGCGCCCACTGCTACGGTCATCCAGCATGTGCAGTCTGTCTTATCAAATCCTGCTTTTAACTCTGAAGCCTTTGACGCGGGAGTTCGCCATCGCTTGCTTTCAGTGTTGGAGTTCAATCCTGCACAGCTGGGATTGGGCTCTCTCATGCAGCTCCACCAGGAGACCCTATCCGAATTCCAAACATACTTACAACTCGGCGAGCACCACAACTTCCAGTTTATTCTCGAATCGGTACGGATACTCGGAACGGCAAAGCTGTTTTCTGTCAGCAGGGTTCATGGGCCTGTCGCCATTGACAATGGTGTGGAGGAGGTCATTCGTTTTATCACGTCAGAACCCACTTCATTCCTTGTACGATTGCACTGTCTTTGTTATGAAGAGGGAAGGGGGCGCTTCAAGGTGTGCACGCCGCGTTGTGCATGTATGTATCTGCTCAAAGCAGAAGGGTTGCGTGACATGCAGTGGTGCGGTGGCAATGTTTTGGCTGAGATGGATGGGAAAGTGTGGGTTAGAGAGGGAGAAAGTAATGGCTGGGATGAGCTACAGACGTTGGCTCAGAGACACTCTGCTCAGCTCAAGGATGAAGGATGCTGCTTCAAGGTCAAGACCTCAGGGTTGGAGTGTGAGGTCAAATTTATATACAGGAGTGGAAGGCTATGGGCTACACCACATAGGGATTGTGAAGTAGATTAA